In Rosa chinensis cultivar Old Blush chromosome 1, RchiOBHm-V2, whole genome shotgun sequence, a genomic segment contains:
- the LOC112181745 gene encoding putative germin-like protein 9-2 — protein sequence MAMTMRLIQLLVIISVIALALSRRALASDPDITSDYILPENHTSTTADASFFTYTGFRGLFDQAPKTFTATKASMDEFPALKGQSVSYAMLQFPPNTIFPPHTRLDSAGLMFVLTGSLEVGLIDTKNVLYTKKLQAGDMFVFPKGLIHYQYNADPNLPATAIAAFGSASARTVAVPASIFSSGIRDVVLAKSFKTDVSTVRKIRAGLKN from the coding sequence ATGGCTATGACTATGAGACTGATCCAATTACTGGTGATCATATCGGTAATTGCTTTGGCCCTGTCCAGAAGAGCGCTGGCAAGTGATCCTGACATCACTTCCGATTACATACTCCCAGAAAACCACACGAGCACAACTGCTGATGCCTCATTCTTCACATACACAGGATTCCGCGGCTTATTTGATCAAGCACCCAAAACCTTCACGGCAACAAAAGCAAGCATGGATGAGTTCCCTGCTCTCAAAGGCCAGAGTGTGTCATACGCCATGCTTCAATTCCCTCCAAACACAATATTCCCACCTCACACCCGCCTTGACTCTGCCGGACTTATGTTTGTCCTTACTGGTTCCTTGGAAGTAGGCCTAATCGACACGAAAAACGTTCTGTATACTAAAAAGCTTCAAGCTGGAGATATGTTTGTGTTTCCTAAGGGATTGATCCATTATCAGTATAACGCGGATCCTAATTTGCCAGCCACTGCCATTGCAGCATTTGGAAGCGCAAGCGCTAGAACAGTTGCAGTTCCAGCCTCTATCTTCAGCTCTGGAATTCGTGATGTTGTCCTGGCAAAATCATTCAAGACAGATGTTAGTACCGTTAGGAAGATCAGGGCTGGCCTAAAAAATTAA